The Archocentrus centrarchus isolate MPI-CPG fArcCen1 chromosome 7, fArcCen1, whole genome shotgun sequence genome window below encodes:
- the emilin3b gene encoding EMILIN-3, whose translation MWTKWCQLIAQVFLLGVFLSAVHSKGTFYGGHVNPFYGNRYNLYKAGLNPHHSPNKPMTRHKNHCAYVVQKNITCIMQDGVATYVKAEYTTKCIWGQKCPVVMYRTFYKPKYKVGFKTVTELEWRCCPGYSGENCYDGPTSLPDIAMPPFKGAAFPHRPSLKGFPHGPRLPVEQKPGEGQLEPGKPVPSIPTGKSNGNKFGISGVTGERLDRMEEDLRRLTQGLDTLNGVVAGLEERLRTSLREDTNKILVSLLQNTPRVPDSTVGFGVIPEGTHDGLDGAESFIGFGDLAGRVTEVRDELRAKTHILEEIQGMVLGHDGQLKKLLEGAIGRPIPGPDTNLYLDEILNTKMAGIRAEILDGFERRLTGLEQHCDQRIGEVQRECHREHMDGQQQIQQSLDGRETGLREELGTLQAQIQGLTLTESCCGQVNSLSQRVLLLEESVKDLTESQRQLQIALGQQTIHIDTLIETRLVDIESRLNATSGGLDGVEGLPGGLDGFKTLLEDKLKTLEERVAVAVEELSNVTAPALLEGQVVPALETEIESVRRRVEGDLDGIQKQLIDLELLCTSCCPPSTPPVGGVTGTQVEKECEKMEKKMTGRLDSHSNQLDRLNNTLQNLLFRIAQEETEGSIQGEITLLKVNINSVNRTLKGLKDSLSFIASEVGHANSTWEQREHQLVNQVQGITKLMGHQASLLGAGERRLAQLKGELVALKRQLAGELKGCHSTAIDVQKEVKDVDSRVTQVEGQCSSLSKLADHLERIRAELERHSDSYLSQVNGTLAIHSEQLAELQDEVKDCKAKDAAKHKGDQ comes from the exons atgtggaccAAGTGGTGCCAGCTTATAGCACAGGTCTTTCTTTTAGGAGTGTTCCTCTCTGCTGTGCACAGTAAAGGGACTTTCTATGGAGGCCATGTCAACCCTTTCTATGGAAACAGATACAACCTCTACAAGGCTGGGCTCAACCCTCACCACTCACCAAACAAGCCCATGACCCGTCACAA AAACCACTGTGCCTATGTGGTCCAGAAGAACATCACATGCATCATGCAGGATGGAGTGGCAACCTACGTGAAGGCTGAGTATACCACCAAGTGTATCTGGGGTCAGAAATGCCCTGTTGTGAT GTATAGGACATTCTACAAGCCAAAATACAAGGTTGGTTTTAAAACAGTGACGGAGCTCGAGTGGAGATGCTGTCCCGGCTATTCTGGAGAAAACTGCTATGATGGACCCACATCACTACCAGATATTGCAATGCCACCTTTCAAGGGTGCAGCTTTTCCCCATCGCCCGAGTCTGAAAGGTTTCCCCCATGGCCCTAGGCTCCCTGTTGAGCAGAAGCCTGGAGAGGGCCAGCTGGAGCCAGGCAAACCTGTCCCCAGTATACCCACAGGAAAGTCAAATG GCAACAAATTTGGCATTTCAGGGGTAACTGGGGAGCGCTTGGACCGTATGGAAGAGGACCTGCGTCGTCTTACCCAGGGTCTAGACACTCTTAATGGGGTGGTGGCTGGTCTTGAGGAGAGACTGCGCACATCCCTCCGTGAAGACACCAATAAAATCCTGGTATCCTTGCTGCAGAACACGCCCCGTGTGCCTGACTCTACAGTGGGATTTGGGGTGATCCCAGAGGGGACTCATGATGGATTGGATGGAGCAGAAAGCTTTATTGGATTTGGAGATTTAGCAGGGAGAGTGACCGAAGTTAGGGATGAGCTGCGGGCCAAGACTCATATTCTAGAGGAGATTCAG GGGATGGTCCTTGGTCATGATGGCCAGCTGAAGAAGCTCCTGGAAGGAGCTATAGGCAGGCCCATCCCTGGCCCTGATACCAATTTGTATCTGGATGAAATCTTAAATACCAAGATGGCAGGTATAAGGGCTGAGATCCTGGATGGCTTCGAGCGCCGTCTGACAGGCCTAGAGCAGCACTGTGATCAGAGGATCGGGGAGGTGCAGAGGGAGTGCCACAGGGAGCACATGGATGGCCAGCAACAGATACAGCAATCTCTGGATGGCAGAGAAACTGGACTCAGGGAGGAGTTGGGCACTTTGCAAGCTCAGATTCAAGGTCTAACTCTGACTGAGAGCTGCTGTGGACAG GTGAACAGTCTGTCTCAACGTGTGTTGCTGCTAGAAGAGTCGGTTAAAGATTTGACGGAATCACAGAGGCAGCTTCAGATAGCACTTGGTCAACAAACCATTCACATAGACACCCTGATTGAGACTCGACTTGTGGACATAGAGAGCCGACTCAATGCcaccagtggtggacttgaTGGGGTAGAAGGGCTTCCTGGTGGTCTGGATGGCTTCAAGACTCTATTGGAGGACAAGCTGAAGACCCTAGAGGAGAGAGTGGCTGTGGCCGTGGAAGAGCTGAGTAATGTCACTGCCCCGGCTCTTCTAGAAGGACAGGTGGTCCCAGCTCTGGAGACGGAGATTGAGTCAGTGAGGAGGAGAGTTGAAGGAGATTTGGATGGAATTCAAAAACAGTTAATAGACCTGGAGCTCCTCTGCACCTCCTGTTGCCCGCCCTCAACCCCACCAGTAGGGGGTGTCACCGGCACTCAAGTAGAGAAGGAGTGTGAAAAGATGGAGAAGAAGATGACAGGCCGTCTGGACTCTCACTCTAATCAGCTGGATCGCTTAAACAACACCCTGCAAAACTTGCTCTTCAGGATAGCTCAGGAGGAAACAGAAGGCTCTATCCAGGGAGAGATCACACTGCTCAAGGTCAACATCAACTCTGTGAACCGCACTCTGAAGGGCCTAAAGGACTCTCTTAGCTTCATTGCAAGTGAAGTGGGACACGCTAATTCCACATGGGAGCAAAGAGAGCACCAACTAGTCAACCAAGTGCAAGGAATCACCAAACTCATGGGCCACCAAGCCTCCCTCCTTGGAGCTGGGGAGAGGCGACTGGCCCAGCTGAAGGGGGAGCTAGTAGCCTTGAAGCGACAGCTGGCAGGGGAACTAAAGGGCTGCCACAGCACAGCAATAGATGTACAGAAGGAGGTGAAGGATGTCGATAGCAGGGTGACCCAGGTAGAGGGCCaatgcagcagcctgagcaAACTGGCTGATCACCTGGAGCGGATCCGGGCAGAGCTCGAGAGACACTCTGACTCCTACCTGTCCCAAGTGAATGGTACCTTGGCCATCCATTCAGAACAGCTAGCTGAGCTGCAAGATGAGGTCAAAGACTGCAAAGCCAAGGATGCTGCCAAACACAAAGGAGACCAGTAG
- the b4galt5 gene encoding beta-1,4-galactosyltransferase 5 has protein sequence MPTHLRFRRRSFLGLLFLFSLSTSALYFIYSAPGIVNEYVFMVQARGIQIRENVKNIGAQVLEQVVRGAYSINGTDYSYDFNFSESDALPTTYLPEGFTYLPSQVCPERLPSMKGRLEVNMSEISLEEVERAFLEGEPKIAYGGYWKPKDCLPRWKVAILVPFRNRHEHLPILLRHLVPVLQKQRLQFAFYVIEQAGTEPFNRAMLFNVGFKEAMKDLNWDCLIFHDVDHLMENDRNYYGCTDMPRHFAVKLDKYSYMLPYNEFFGGVSGLMVKQFKKINGFPNAFWGWGGEDDDLWNRVQFANYTVSRPHGELGRYMSIPHHHRGEVQFLGRYSLLRHSKQRQKVDGLNNLNYSPLVSRRPLYTNITVSLSRKLAPIADY, from the exons TGAATGAGTATGTGTTCATGGTCCAGGCCAGAGGGATCCAGATCAGAGAGAATGTGAAGAACATCGGAGCTCAGGTTCTGGAGCAAGTGGTGAGAGGGGCTTACAGCATAAATGGCACAG attATTCGTATGACTTCAACTTTAGCGAAAGTGATGCTCTTCCTACGACATACCTCCCCGAGGGCTTCACCTACCTCCCCTCACAAGTTTGCCCTGAGAGGCTACCCTCTATGA AGGGCAGGTTGGAAGTGAATATGAGTGAGATATCTCTTGAAGAAGTGGAAAGAGCCTTTTTGGAGGGAGAGCCTAAAATTGCCTATGGAGGCTACTGGAAGCCCAAAGACTGTTTACCTCGCTGGAAG GTGGCAATCCTAGTTCCCTTCAGGAACCGACATGAACACTTGCCCATCCTCCTGAGACACCTGGTGCCAGTGCTGCAGAAACAGAGACTCCAGTTTGCCTTTTATGTGATAGAACAG GCGGGTACAGAGCCATTTAACCGAGCCATGTTGTTCAATGTGGGCTTCAAGGAAGCTATGAAGGACCTGAACTGGGACTGTCTAATCTTCCACGATGTGGACCATCTGATGGAGAATGACAGGAACTACTACGGCTGCACGGACATGCCTCGACACTTTGCGGTCAAACTTGACAAGTACTCCTATAT GCTTCCGTATAATGAGTTCTTCGGTGGTGTCAGTGGCCTGATGGTTAAGCAGTTCAAAAAGATTAATGGATTTCCTAATGCATTCTGGGGCTGGGGAGGAGAGGACGATGACCTCTGGAACAG GGTGCAGTTTGCCAATTACACAGTAAGTAGACCACATGGAGAGCTGGGACGCTACATGTCAATTCCACATCACCATCGTGGAGAAGTGCAGTTCCTGGGCAG GTATAGTCTTCTCCGTCACTcaaaacagagacagaaggTGGATGGTCTTAACAACCTAAACTACTCCCCCCTAGTGTCCAGAAGGCCTCTCTACACCAACATCACAGTCAGCTTGAGCAGAAAGCTTGCACCAATAGCTGACTACTGA